The following DNA comes from Winogradskyella sp. PG-2.
GTTGCACCGAGCTTAAATGTTGATTTTAAACTTGGAACTCTATAATTTATTTGAGCATCTAGAACATGGTATGCAGGCACTTCTCCATCACCAAAAGATGCTTCCCAGAAGAAATTATCACTCCATCTCCAAGAGGTATTAAAACCAAAATTCTTAAACAATTCTGTTTTACCGAAAGACATTTTAACTTTGTGTTCTGGTGTATTGAAGTTTGTTCTGAAATCAGGATTAGCTTCTGTATCAAAATCTAATTTTGCGTACGTATAATTTGCACTGAGATCAAAACCACCTAGTACTTTTTTAGATACTTGAATTGCAGCTCCATAAGAATTTACATCAGCATCTGAATTTGTATATGTTTGATAGGCTTGAAAATCTCCACTAGCTATAGCAGCTACTGCTAAAGGTGTTCCATTAGGAAGCGTTTGAGTTAAAGCAACATCTCCATAAAAAGGAGAAATTACAGTTTCATTTGCTAAAAAGTCTTGATATTGGCTGTAATAAGCAGAAGCATCAACAATAAAGCCATTAAACTTACCACGATACCCTAATTCATAAGAACTTACCTGTTCAGGTTGAGCAAGGTTAGAATTAGCAACTTCTAATAAAGCTGGGTTTCCAGAGGCAGCAAAATCTGTTACGGAAGATGCAAAGAAAGAATTATTATATGCACCAGTACCATCAACATCTAAATTCGTCATTCCTACAATAGATTGACCTGTAGCACTTAAGTCATAATTTCTTACATCTCTTGCAGGGTTATTAGCAGCACCACCAATTAAAATTGCACGCCCTACATCTAAACCAATATATAAATCTTGGGTTGTTGGGTTTCTAAATCCTGTTTGGTAAGAAGCTCTTATATTATGATTATCATTTATAGTAAAACCTGCAGATAGTCTTGGTGAAAAGAATCCGTCAAAAAGTTCAGATTTATCATAACGTAAAGACCCAGTTAATTTAAGCTCTACGCTTTCTGATAACTCTAATGATCTTTGTAATTGAGTATAAACCCCAACTTCTGAATAATTAATAGGTCCATCAGTATCTGTATAAATAGTACCGAAAGAATTTAAACGATATCTTCTGTAAGATCCGCCTACTTGTACTTCGGCAAAGTCAATCATATCACCAAAATTATAATTGGCATCGGCATGATAAATTTTAGAATTATCTTGGAATTTAGAACCTGTGTTTAAGTCAGGATCATTTATACTTCTATTAAAAGCAGCTTCGAATCCGGCAGAACCTGGTAAAAAACGACCAGTATCTGCAGCAGCTCTACCCGCATTGTGAGCTGCAACGTCTGTAGCACCACTTAAACTTGCACCTATGTAGCCAGAAACATATTCACCAAACCAAGTGTTATCATCTTTCCAAGCTCTATTTATATTAATACCAGTAAATACCATATCATAAGAATCACCAGCTTTATCTTCAGTGACGTAACCTCTTACGAAGAAGTTATCGTTTTTAATTTCTATTTTATGTTGCTGTAAAAAGAAGCCTTTAATGTTATATCTGTTAGCTCCTTGATAAATTGTGTTACCAGAACCAACTTTACCAACATATTGAATTTCGAAATCATTTTCCCAAGGACGGAAATATAATCCCCAATCTGCTTTAATACTTTCAGCATTATAGTTAGTTAAATCTCTTTCGTTGTAACCTGTTCTACTAACATTTACAGAAGGCACTAAGGCTGAAGAACCTGAAGGTGCTAAACCTAAACCTTCAAGTATTTGCGCAACTCCATTGATATCAGTACTTACCTCATCTCCATAAACATTAATACCATCGTAATCAATGTCTGATCTAGTAAGTCCACGATTAAGCTTGTCATTTTCATTAGCTGCAACCCAATCCGTTCCTTTTAAATATCCGAAATTCACCTTTACTGCGAATTTTTCACTGAATTTGTATGCCATTCTAATACCTAAATCAGTATACTCATTATCACCAGCTGCTTCTTGAGATGTAATACCTCTTTTTATGTATGCACTAATACCAGTGTGATCGAAAGGACTTTTACTTCGCATAAACAAAATACCATTAAAGGCATTTGCTCCGTAAAGCGCAGAAGAAGCTCCTGGAAGAAGTTCTACACTTAATACATCTGTTTCTGTCATACCTAATAAATTTCCTAGCGGGAAGTTAAGAGCTGGTGCAGAATTATCCATTCCGTCTACTAACTGCATAAAACGTGTATTTGCAAATGTTGCAAAACCTCTTGTGTTTATAGATTTAAAGGTTAAACTATTAGTATTAATATCAACACCTTTAAGGTTTTCTAAACCATCATAAAAGTCTACAGATGCTGTGTTTTTAATTTCTTTAAGTCCAAATCGTTCTACAGTAACTGGCGATTCGAAAATACGCTCAGGTGTACGAGAGGCAGAAATTACAACTTCATCAAGTGAATTACCTTCTACTAAAGTAACATCAACAGTTTGATTATTAGATGTTATTTCAATAGTTTGAGCTTCAAATCCTGTGTAACTGACACGAATTGAAAATGGTGGATCTTGATCTAGAGTTAATGTATAATTACCGTCAAAATCTGAAATAGTACCAGAACTAGTACCTACTACGACAATATTTGCACCAGGTAAGGGTAACCCAGTATTGTCAATAATTTTACCTTTTACAGTGGTTTGAGCAAAAGTTACCACACAAAAAAGCATTGTGAAAAGCTTTAAGATTGTCTTCATTTTAGAGAATTAGTTTTATTAGATGAGCAATTTAACTAAATATATGAAAATTCAATGACAAATTTTCATAAAATTATGCATGCATAGTAAATTTTGAAAAATTTAAGGCCTTAAAATTGAATAATTATCAATTTTGAGGCCTTAAAATATGAATTTACAAATTTTCTTTAGTTATTCAACGGTAACTGATTTGGCTAAATTTCTCGGTTGATCTACATTTTTATCTAACATCACTGCTATGTGATAGGATAATAATTGTAAAGGTATAGTTGTAAGAAGTGGAGTAAGACATTCTATAGTCTCAGGTACCTCAATGACATGATCTGCTAATTCTTTTACACTTTTATCTCCTTCAGTTACAATACCAATAATTTTACCTTTTCTAGATTTAATTTCTTGAATATTACTTACAACTTTTTCGTAGTGCCCTTTTTTTGTAGCTATTACAACAATTGGCATGTTTTCATCGATTAATGCAATTGGGCCATGCTTCATTTCTGCAGCTGGATAGCCTTCTGCATGTATGTATGAAATCTCTTTTAATTTTAACGCACCTTCTAACGCAACAGGGAAATTAAATCCACGGCCTAAATACAGGAAATTAGTTGCATCTTTATATATATCTGCAACAGTTTGAACATAAGCATCAGACTTCAATGCTTTTTCAACTTTACTTGGGATGGTTTCCAATTCAATTAGATGATGCCTAAATTCTGAACTTGATATGGTTCCTTTAGCTCTTGCTAAACGCAATGCAATTAATGTCAATACAGTAATTTGCGTAGTAAATGCCTTTGTAGATGCTACTCCAATTTCTGGACCAGCATGAGTATAAGCGCCAGCGTGCGTTTCTCTAGCAATAGAAGATCCTACGACATTACATACACCAAAAACAAAAGCACCTTTAGATTTTGCTAGTTTAATAGCAGCTAAGGTATCCGCAGTTTCACCAGATTGAGAAATAGCTATAACAACGTCTTTCTCCGTAATTACAGGGTTTCTATATCTAAATTCAGAGGCATATTCTACTTCAACGGGGATTCTTGCTAAATCCTCAAAAATGTATTCTGAAACTAGGCCTGCATGCCATGATGTACCACACGCTACAACAATGATTCTATCTGCGGCAAGGAATTTTTTCATATTATCCTCAACACCAGCTAGTTTTACTAAAGCTTCGTTACTTAGTAAACGACCTCTAAATGTATCTAGAATGGCTTCAGGTTGCTCATAAATTTCTTTAAGCATAAAGTGATCATAGCCACCTTTTTCAATTTGTTCTAAATTTAGTTGTAGTTCTTGAATGTATGGATCAACGAGAGAATCGTTATTTATTTTTCTTACTTTTATTTTTTTCCCTCTTCTTATAATCGCCATTTCTTCATCCTCTAAATAAACAGCATTTTTTGTGTATTCAATAAATGGAGAAGCATCACTAGCAATGAAGAATTCATCTTCACCAATACCAATAGCCAAAGGGCTACCTAATCTTGCAACAACAATCTCATTTGGTTTATTCTTATCGAAAACAGCTATGGCATATGCACCTACAACTTGGTTTAAAGCAATTTGTACAGCCTTACCAAGTTTTATATTCTCATTTTTCTTTACATCTTCGATAAGATTTACTAATACTTCAGTATCTGTATCAGACTGAAACGTGTAACCACGTTTTAATAATTCTTTTTTTAAAGAGTCATAATTTTCAATGATTCCATTATGAATTATTACTAAATCACCAGAATTCGAATAATGAGGATGAGAATTGACATCATTTGGCACGCCATGTGTTGCCCAGCGCGTATGTCCTATACCTAAAGTTCCATCTGTTGAGATTTCAGATTCTAATCTTTCTTTGAGGTCAGATACTTTTCCTTTAGTTTTTGAGAGTTTAATATTGTTACCGTCAAAAAGTGCAATACCTGCACTATCATAACCACGATATTCTAATCTCTGTAGTCCTTTAATTACAATAGGATAGGCCTTTCTATGGCCAATATATCCAACAATTCCACACATAGGTTAATTTTTAGTTATTGGGTTCTGTGTAATATATTTCTAAATACACTTTTTTACTATCATCTTCAGTAGTGTTACCATGCAATACTGTACCTCTTGGTGATATTACCGAACTTGTTGGTGATGTTAATTCAGAGTCGTCATTAGTTAAAACTTCTCTTTGAAGAAGTATTTCTTCTAAATTCACATTTATGGAAACAGATAAACCCAGTTCAACATTAGTAGAATCTCTTAATAATAAATTATTAATATGTTCGGTAATCTTTAATTTGTATTTAATTCCGTTTCCATCAGGTTCATCATCAACACGTTGTAACGGTCCAAGATGGTTAATAATTGAAAACGAAGGTAAACTTCCAAGGCTAGTATCTAAATAATAATCGGTTAATGGTGTTTTATTCTCTATATCATACAAATAAATGCGATTAGGTTCGCCATCCTGCACTAAATCTTGGTCAACATAGAATACAAGATTTGCTTCATTGACTAGACGTTTAGATTTTACAAATTTACCATCCTCAGTTTCAACAAAGAAGTCTTTCCATTGCTCAAAGGTTAGGTCGTCTGTATCATCTATATCATCTCCATTAAAAAGTTTGATTTTTGCTAATGAACCTTGTCCACCTTTTAAGTAAATTCTACTATCTCCAGTTAGAGGATCACCATCATTAATGGGCATAGTATAATTGTTATCCATGAAGTTAATTCTACTAGAGCCAAAACTTATTTGATATGTACCTTGCTCAGTTTCATCTTCCTCGTCTGTAGTTGAAGCCGTAAGTCTTGTGTAATAAATAGTAATATGAGATGTAAGTGCTCCTATATTTAAAATTAAAAAACTACCCTCATCATTTACAGGTTCTGCTTTAAAATAAAGGCCTCTAAAATATTCAGTAAAATTATTTGCATCACTTAACTCAGGCTCTCCTTCTTTTGCTATAATTTTATTATGCCAGTAAGTCGGATCTAACATAATTCTTAAACCAGGTGGCTCTCTCAATAAAACCTGAGGATCTTCATCTTCGTCTTCGTCATTGTCTGGTTCTGTTAAAACATAACCCGTGTCATTTATATCAATAACATTGCCAACAGGGTCATACTCTTGAGTCTCTTCATTATAGTCTACAAAGATTAATTCTTCACCTTCTAATACTGCATCAGAAATTACTTCTTCATCAGATGCCGTTTTATTTGAGAAATAATTTTGATTATCATCAAATTCTCCATTAGGATCAAAATCTCTAATAAAATAATTACTCTCAAAAAGACTTAATTTTATTGGATTTCTACCAATTACGGAATCAATTTCGTATATGATTGTACCATCATCTTCTACTTCAGTAGCAACATTGAAATAAGGAATTTTAAGGACCACTGAATCTATTGAAACACCATCTCCAAAATCGGGAGCAAAAGTACTTGGAGTAACTTGTGTTACGAAGGTAGATGTAGTTCTTCCATATAAATCGTCATAAACTCCTAATGTGTTTAGACCTAAACCATTTGTTTGAACAGGACCTAAAGCTTGAGTGTAGGTTATAACCTCTGTAAATTCAGGATTAGTTTCACCGATTGATAAGATGTCAAAATTAGTGGCGTTTTCTTGATTAATGATATCAGAATCTAGATTGGCAAAGTCTTTATCGCAAGCAATGAAACTTAAGATAATTAATCCAAATATTGAAATCTGAAGGGCAAATTTATTTCTTTTCATAAGTATTATCTAACTGTTTAAAACAGTATTTGTGTAAAACTCTGTATATGGATCTGCAAATTCTTCAATAGAATAAAAATCTAATACAGGTTTTGTTAATTCGCTTATATAAGTATCTAATTCTTTTGGTAATTCTTGAGAGCCTCTAATTATAGCGTCAGAATTATCAATAGCAATTTTCATTAAGTTGATGTAGTCTGGTTTTTCTAAAAGTTTAGTAGCATCAGCATCTAATTCATCAAAATTAACTTTGTTAAGCATGTCTTTATCTAACGTGCCTTCAAAACTTTGATTGTATACAGATGTTACTATTTTACTTTCTGTAAATAAGGGCTCTGTTTTGTAGAACTCTTTTAAATACAATGGTAGCAGGGAAGCTAACCACCCATTAACATGAATAATATCTGGTGCCCAATTCAGTTTTTTAACAGTCTCTATTACACCTTTCGCAAAGAAAATTGCGCGTTCGTCATTATCTGGAAATAGATTTCCATCTTCGTCAGTTAATGTCGCTTTTCTTTTAAAGTAATCTTCATTATCAATAAAATAAACCTGAATACGCTCTTTTGGTATAGATGCTACTTTAATAATTAATGGCATATCTAGGTCATTAATCACCAAGTTGATACCAGAAAGTCTAATAACTTCATGTAATTGATGTCTTCTTTCATTAATATTACCAAAGCGAGGCATAAATATTCGTATTTGGCCTCCTTGTTTGTTTACCATCCTTGGTGCTTCAAATGACATTGAAGAAATCTCAGTTTCTGGTAAATATGGAACTACTTCAGAGGATATATACAATATTCGTTTATCTTTCATAAATCTGCTGCTTTTGAAAATTAAAAGTAAAAAACATGCAAAATTACAAAATTTTGGGCAGATTGCCAGTAAAATATTATGTTTGCACGCGTTAATTTTTTGTTACAGTCTTGAAAAAATTTCTTAATAAAACTGAATTATCATACCATATCACAAGCTTAAAAGCTAAAGGACTATCAGTTGGGTTTGTGCCAACAATGGGAGCACTTCATAATGGTCATTTGTCACTAGTTAATAAAGGCTTGAGTCAAACTGATATTATAGTAGTTAGTATTTTTGTTAATCCTACCCAATTTGATAATCAAGAAGATCTTGTTAAATACCCAAGAACTCTAGATGCAGATGTGGAATTGCTAAAAACAGTGAGTGATACAACTATTATAGTTTATGCTCCAACTGTAGAAGATATATATGGTGATAATATAGAGTCTCAATCTTTCACTTTTGATGGTTTAGAGCATGAAATGGAAGGAGCGTTTAGAGATGGTCATTTTGATGGTGTTGGAACCATAGTGAAACGTTTATTAGAAATTGTTAAACCAAATTATGTCTATTTTGGAGAAAAGGATTTTCAGCAATTACAGATCATTAGAAAACTGGTTGAGTTAAATGACATTCCTGTAAAAATAGTTGGTTGCTCAATACACAGAGCAGAAGATGGTTTAGCAATGAGTTCTAGAAATGCAAGACTAACTCCAGAGCATAGAACTAGAGCACCTTTTATTTATAAGACACTTAAAACTGCCAAAACAAAGTTTGGCACAAAAAGTGCTCAGAAAGTTACGGAATGGGTTGAAGTGCAATTTAAAAAACAGCCACTTTTAGAGCTTGAGTATTTTATAATTGCAGATACAACAACCTTAAAACCAGTAAAAAGAAAATCAACAAAAAAGACATATAGAGCGTTTATAGCTGTATATGCAGGTGATATAAGATTAATAGATAATATCGCTTTAAAATAATTATCTTTGTGGTATGCAAATTCAAGTTGTAAAATCTAAGATTCATCGTGTAAAAGTTACAGGTGCAGACCTTAATTATATTGGCAGTATAACCATTGATGAAGACCTCATGGAAGCCGCTAATATTATACAAGGAGAGAAAGTTCAGATTGTAAATAACGACAATGGTGAACGTTTGGAAACCTATTGTATTCCAGGTCCTAGAAATAGTGGCGAAATAACTCTAAATGGAGCTGCTGCTCGTAAAGTGTCTGTTGGAGATACACTTATACTTATCACTTATGCGTTTATGGATATTGAAGAGGCAAAAGTATTTAAACCTTCTTTAGTATTCCCAGATGAGGCGACTAATCTTCTAAAATAAAGCATTGAGTAAATCTAAACCCATCCTAAAAGTTATATTACCGTTACTCTTAGGAGTTGTTTTGGTATGGTATTCGTTATCTCAGATTTCACTACCAACTTTGTTTCAATATTTTAAAGATGCTAATTATACCTGGGTAATCCTTGGATTGTGTTTTGGTGTTTTAAGCCATCTATCTAGAGCATATCGTTGGTTGTTTATGGTAGAGCCCTTAGGTTATCAGCCAAAATTCCTGAATAGTTTTATGGCAGTATACTCTGCCTACTTAATTAATTTTACAATACCAAGAGCTGGTGAAATTGCTAGAGCTTCAATTTTAATGAATTATGAAGATATTCCTTTTGATAGAGGGTTTGGGACTATTGTAGCAGAGCGTATTGCTGATACTATTATGTTATTATTAATAATAGCATTAGCACTCTTTTTAGAATTTGAATTTATTTATAATTTCTTCGCAGAGAAATTCAATCCGTTAACACTAGTAATGGGTATACTTATATTAGCATTTATAGTAATCATATTCTTTTTATTTCTTAAAAAGAGTAAATCTAAGTTTACTTTAAAATTGAAAGGATTTGTTTCTGGATTAATTGAAGGCGCCTTAAGTATTTTTAAGATGAAAAAGAAATGGGCTTTTATATTTCATACTATATTTATTTGGGTAATGTATGTTTCAATGTTTTATGTGACAACATTTGCTTTGCCCGAATTAAGTAATATATCTATGGCTGCTGTTTTAATTGGTTTTATTTTAGCAAGCTTTAGTATTGCTGCTACTAATGGTGGTATTGGGTCATTTCCTGAATCCATTGTTATAGCGTTTACATCATTTAATATGTTAGAAGATCCTAGTAGAGCTTTTGGTTGGATTATGTGGTCAACACAAACACTTGGAATTATAATAATTGGCGGAATATCTTTAATTTACCTTCCTATATACAACAGAAAGAAAACCGATATCTAGAAATATTTTTTAACTTGCTCCAACTTTAAGTTTAATATTACTATGAAGACTATTTTAACCCTTATTTTACTTTGCTTCATGGCTTTGAACCTCCAAGCTCAGGCAATTTATGAAACAATTGATTCATACAAACTCGATGGCAAGCGCGAACTTAAGATTCAATTACCTAGAAATTATGATCCTGAAGCTAAACTTGATTATCCATTAGTTATAGTTCTTGATGGGGACTATTTATTTGAGCCTGTTGCAGGAAATATAGATTACCAAGCATATTGGGAAGATATTCCAGATTGTATTGTTGTGGGTATTAAGCAAGGAGCTACAAGAGAAGATGATTTTTACTACGATAATGATACATTTTTCCCTTCACATGAAGGAGCAGACTTTTATGAGTTTATGGGGGCAGAGTTATTACCTTATATAGAGGAGAATTATAAAATTTCAGATTTTAGAATTATAGTTGGACATGATTTAGGGGCTAACTTTATTAACTATTTTTTGTTTAAAGATCAACCTCTTTTTAGAGCTTACATAAATTTGAGTCCAGATTTAGCTCCAGAAATGGTAAAACGATTAAAAGAACGTTTATCTAATTTACAACAAGAGACTTTTTATTACTTGGCCACTGCAGATGAAGATATAAAAGCATTAAATGCCGCTATTAAAGATGCTGATGCTAACATTAATGTAATAGAAAACCCAAAGTTACATTATAAGTTTGATAATTTTGTAGATGCTAACCATTATTCTTTAGTAGGCCGAGGAATCCCTAAAGCACTCAATGAGATATTTGCTCTATACAAGCCAATTAGTGGTAAAGAATATAGTGAAAAACTCCTCACCTTTGAAGGTTCTCCCTATGAATACTTGATAAAGAAGTATGAGGATATTGAATACTTCTATGGATTTGAGAAAAAATTAATTGAGAACGATATTAGAGCAATTGCAGCAGCCTGTAATAAAAAAGATGACCTTGAATCTTTAGAGCAACTATCAAAATTGGTAAAAAAAGAGTTTCCAAAATCTATGTTAAGTGCTTATTATTTGGGTGTGTACCATGAAAAAGAAGGAAATCTTAAAAAAGCTTTACAGCGATATAAATCTGGTTTGCTTTTAGAGCCTTCTCAGTTTATAGATAAAGAGGTGATGCTCGAAAAAATGTACGATGTGCAAGATGAGATGAAAAATTAACTGCAGTTCATCGAAAAAAATTGACGATTTAACGATATTTTACTATATTTGGTATACCTTAACCAAACCTACTTGCAAATGAGAAAGGCTATTTTAATAGTTTTGGCTTACCTATTATGGACTCCAATTCTGGCTCAAATAAGTTATGATGAAATTAGTTCTTCGTACCTTAATGTTGAGCGTCAACTTAAAATTAAACTTCCAAAAAACTACGATCCGTCTTCTGAATTAAAGCATCCTTTAATTATTGTTTTTGACGGTGATTATTTATTCGAACCTGTCATA
Coding sequences within:
- the panC gene encoding pantoate--beta-alanine ligase — translated: MKKFLNKTELSYHITSLKAKGLSVGFVPTMGALHNGHLSLVNKGLSQTDIIVVSIFVNPTQFDNQEDLVKYPRTLDADVELLKTVSDTTIIVYAPTVEDIYGDNIESQSFTFDGLEHEMEGAFRDGHFDGVGTIVKRLLEIVKPNYVYFGEKDFQQLQIIRKLVELNDIPVKIVGCSIHRAEDGLAMSSRNARLTPEHRTRAPFIYKTLKTAKTKFGTKSAQKVTEWVEVQFKKQPLLELEYFIIADTTTLKPVKRKSTKKTYRAFIAVYAGDIRLIDNIALK
- a CDS encoding YbhN family protein; translated protein: MSKSKPILKVILPLLLGVVLVWYSLSQISLPTLFQYFKDANYTWVILGLCFGVLSHLSRAYRWLFMVEPLGYQPKFLNSFMAVYSAYLINFTIPRAGEIARASILMNYEDIPFDRGFGTIVAERIADTIMLLLIIALALFLEFEFIYNFFAEKFNPLTLVMGILILAFIVIIFFLFLKKSKSKFTLKLKGFVSGLIEGALSIFKMKKKWAFIFHTIFIWVMYVSMFYVTTFALPELSNISMAAVLIGFILASFSIAATNGGIGSFPESIVIAFTSFNMLEDPSRAFGWIMWSTQTLGIIIIGGISLIYLPIYNRKKTDI
- a CDS encoding TonB-dependent receptor, with protein sequence MKTILKLFTMLFCVVTFAQTTVKGKIIDNTGLPLPGANIVVVGTSSGTISDFDGNYTLTLDQDPPFSIRVSYTGFEAQTIEITSNNQTVDVTLVEGNSLDEVVISASRTPERIFESPVTVERFGLKEIKNTASVDFYDGLENLKGVDINTNSLTFKSINTRGFATFANTRFMQLVDGMDNSAPALNFPLGNLLGMTETDVLSVELLPGASSALYGANAFNGILFMRSKSPFDHTGISAYIKRGITSQEAAGDNEYTDLGIRMAYKFSEKFAVKVNFGYLKGTDWVAANENDKLNRGLTRSDIDYDGINVYGDEVSTDINGVAQILEGLGLAPSGSSALVPSVNVSRTGYNERDLTNYNAESIKADWGLYFRPWENDFEIQYVGKVGSGNTIYQGANRYNIKGFFLQQHKIEIKNDNFFVRGYVTEDKAGDSYDMVFTGININRAWKDDNTWFGEYVSGYIGASLSGATDVAAHNAGRAAADTGRFLPGSAGFEAAFNRSINDPDLNTGSKFQDNSKIYHADANYNFGDMIDFAEVQVGGSYRRYRLNSFGTIYTDTDGPINYSEVGVYTQLQRSLELSESVELKLTGSLRYDKSELFDGFFSPRLSAGFTINDNHNIRASYQTGFRNPTTQDLYIGLDVGRAILIGGAANNPARDVRNYDLSATGQSIVGMTNLDVDGTGAYNNSFFASSVTDFAASGNPALLEVANSNLAQPEQVSSYELGYRGKFNGFIVDASAYYSQYQDFLANETVISPFYGDVALTQTLPNGTPLAVAAIASGDFQAYQTYTNSDADVNSYGAAIQVSKKVLGGFDLSANYTYAKLDFDTEANPDFRTNFNTPEHKVKMSFGKTELFKNFGFNTSWRWSDNFFWEASFGDGEVPAYHVLDAQINYRVPSLKSTFKLGATNLLQDEYFTAFGTGLIGSQYYVSWTINNL
- a CDS encoding DUF4270 domain-containing protein, which encodes MKRNKFALQISIFGLIILSFIACDKDFANLDSDIINQENATNFDILSIGETNPEFTEVITYTQALGPVQTNGLGLNTLGVYDDLYGRTTSTFVTQVTPSTFAPDFGDGVSIDSVVLKIPYFNVATEVEDDGTIIYEIDSVIGRNPIKLSLFESNYFIRDFDPNGEFDDNQNYFSNKTASDEEVISDAVLEGEELIFVDYNEETQEYDPVGNVIDINDTGYVLTEPDNDEDEDEDPQVLLREPPGLRIMLDPTYWHNKIIAKEGEPELSDANNFTEYFRGLYFKAEPVNDEGSFLILNIGALTSHITIYYTRLTASTTDEEDETEQGTYQISFGSSRINFMDNNYTMPINDGDPLTGDSRIYLKGGQGSLAKIKLFNGDDIDDTDDLTFEQWKDFFVETEDGKFVKSKRLVNEANLVFYVDQDLVQDGEPNRIYLYDIENKTPLTDYYLDTSLGSLPSFSIINHLGPLQRVDDEPDGNGIKYKLKITEHINNLLLRDSTNVELGLSVSINVNLEEILLQREVLTNDDSELTSPTSSVISPRGTVLHGNTTEDDSKKVYLEIYYTEPNN
- the panD gene encoding aspartate 1-decarboxylase — translated: MQIQVVKSKIHRVKVTGADLNYIGSITIDEDLMEAANIIQGEKVQIVNNDNGERLETYCIPGPRNSGEITLNGAAARKVSVGDTLILITYAFMDIEEAKVFKPSLVFPDEATNLLK
- a CDS encoding alpha/beta hydrolase, with amino-acid sequence MALNLQAQAIYETIDSYKLDGKRELKIQLPRNYDPEAKLDYPLVIVLDGDYLFEPVAGNIDYQAYWEDIPDCIVVGIKQGATREDDFYYDNDTFFPSHEGADFYEFMGAELLPYIEENYKISDFRIIVGHDLGANFINYFLFKDQPLFRAYINLSPDLAPEMVKRLKERLSNLQQETFYYLATADEDIKALNAAIKDADANINVIENPKLHYKFDNFVDANHYSLVGRGIPKALNEIFALYKPISGKEYSEKLLTFEGSPYEYLIKKYEDIEYFYGFEKKLIENDIRAIAAACNKKDDLESLEQLSKLVKKEFPKSMLSAYYLGVYHEKEGNLKKALQRYKSGLLLEPSQFIDKEVMLEKMYDVQDEMKN
- a CDS encoding glycogen/starch synthase; this encodes MKDKRILYISSEVVPYLPETEISSMSFEAPRMVNKQGGQIRIFMPRFGNINERRHQLHEVIRLSGINLVINDLDMPLIIKVASIPKERIQVYFIDNEDYFKRKATLTDEDGNLFPDNDERAIFFAKGVIETVKKLNWAPDIIHVNGWLASLLPLYLKEFYKTEPLFTESKIVTSVYNQSFEGTLDKDMLNKVNFDELDADATKLLEKPDYINLMKIAIDNSDAIIRGSQELPKELDTYISELTKPVLDFYSIEEFADPYTEFYTNTVLNS
- the glmS gene encoding glutamine--fructose-6-phosphate transaminase (isomerizing); this translates as MCGIVGYIGHRKAYPIVIKGLQRLEYRGYDSAGIALFDGNNIKLSKTKGKVSDLKERLESEISTDGTLGIGHTRWATHGVPNDVNSHPHYSNSGDLVIIHNGIIENYDSLKKELLKRGYTFQSDTDTEVLVNLIEDVKKNENIKLGKAVQIALNQVVGAYAIAVFDKNKPNEIVVARLGSPLAIGIGEDEFFIASDASPFIEYTKNAVYLEDEEMAIIRRGKKIKVRKINNDSLVDPYIQELQLNLEQIEKGGYDHFMLKEIYEQPEAILDTFRGRLLSNEALVKLAGVEDNMKKFLAADRIIVVACGTSWHAGLVSEYIFEDLARIPVEVEYASEFRYRNPVITEKDVVIAISQSGETADTLAAIKLAKSKGAFVFGVCNVVGSSIARETHAGAYTHAGPEIGVASTKAFTTQITVLTLIALRLARAKGTISSSEFRHHLIELETIPSKVEKALKSDAYVQTVADIYKDATNFLYLGRGFNFPVALEGALKLKEISYIHAEGYPAAEMKHGPIALIDENMPIVVIATKKGHYEKVVSNIQEIKSRKGKIIGIVTEGDKSVKELADHVIEVPETIECLTPLLTTIPLQLLSYHIAVMLDKNVDQPRNLAKSVTVE